In Candidatus Roseilinea sp., one DNA window encodes the following:
- a CDS encoding type 11 methyltransferase encodes MRNAFAQPPGYDFLWNQLIELPYFRALLRAVESRFYQALPVVEPVLDLGSGDGSFAAHTFSRPLDVGLDPWRGPLWESRARRAHKLLTLADGAHMPFADGAFRTIVSNSVLEHIPDLDPVLAECFRVLRPGGYLLFCSPSDHFTDWFVGAKVAGDAYRRFFNRISRHHHCDGPAVWRERLERAGFGVERIWYYFSPRALQTLELGHYFGLPNLISKKITGRWVLFPSAKNPLLQMLNRSLRPLYDEPLPEIGAYLFCVARRD; translated from the coding sequence ATGAGGAACGCCTTCGCGCAACCGCCGGGGTATGACTTCCTGTGGAACCAACTCATCGAATTGCCCTACTTTCGCGCGTTGTTGCGGGCGGTGGAGTCGCGGTTCTATCAAGCGCTGCCGGTCGTCGAACCGGTGCTCGATCTGGGATCGGGCGACGGTAGCTTTGCCGCGCACACCTTCTCGCGCCCGCTCGATGTCGGCCTCGACCCGTGGCGCGGGCCGCTCTGGGAGTCGCGCGCGCGCCGCGCGCACAAGCTACTCACGCTGGCCGACGGCGCGCATATGCCCTTCGCCGACGGCGCCTTTCGAACCATCGTCAGTAATTCGGTGCTGGAGCACATCCCCGACCTAGATCCGGTGCTCGCCGAGTGCTTTCGCGTCCTCCGGCCCGGCGGGTATCTCCTCTTTTGTTCACCCTCCGATCACTTTACGGACTGGTTCGTAGGAGCAAAGGTGGCCGGCGATGCGTACCGCCGCTTCTTCAATCGCATCTCACGTCACCATCACTGCGATGGCCCGGCCGTTTGGCGCGAGCGCCTCGAACGCGCCGGCTTCGGCGTCGAGCGCATCTGGTACTACTTCTCTCCCCGCGCGTTGCAGACCCTTGAGCTGGGCCACTACTTCGGCCTGCCCAATCTGATTTCCAAGAAAATCACCGGAAGGTGGGTGCTCTTTCCCAGTGCTAAGAATCCTCTGCTACAAATGCTAAACCGGTCGCTCAGGCCGCTATATGATGAGCCGTTGCCCGAAATCGGCGCCTATCTTTTCTGTGTGGCTCGAAGAGATTAG
- a CDS encoding glyceraldehyde-3-phosphate dehydrogenase codes for MAKTKIGINGFGRIGRQVLKALFEYHRGVFDVVAINDLVDAHTNAHLFKYDSNYGRFQGTVEVEGSDLIVNGDRIKVFAEKDPAAIPWGSVGADIVIESTGLFTDADKARAHLNGGAKKVIISAPAKKEDITIVMGVNHDKYDPAKHHVVSNASCTTNGLAPVAKVLFDRFGIEKGILTTIHAYTNSQRLLDVAAKDLRDARAAAMNIVPSETGAARAVGLVIPELQGKFSGMAFRVPTPTVSVVDFTAVLSRDVTKDEVNAAMREYAEGPMQGILGYTDEPLVSMDLKGDTRSSIFSAMDTLVIGGNLVKVVAWYDNEWGYSCRVGDLAAYMASKM; via the coding sequence ATGGCAAAAACGAAGATTGGAATCAACGGCTTTGGCCGGATCGGCCGCCAAGTGCTGAAGGCGCTGTTCGAGTATCACCGCGGCGTGTTCGACGTAGTGGCCATCAACGACTTGGTGGACGCGCACACCAATGCCCACCTGTTCAAATATGACTCGAACTACGGCCGATTCCAGGGCACGGTCGAGGTCGAAGGCTCTGATTTGATCGTGAACGGCGATCGCATCAAAGTATTCGCCGAAAAGGATCCGGCTGCGATTCCCTGGGGCAGCGTCGGAGCGGACATCGTGATCGAATCCACCGGCCTGTTCACCGACGCCGACAAGGCGCGCGCGCACCTCAACGGCGGCGCAAAGAAAGTCATCATCAGCGCCCCTGCGAAGAAGGAAGACATCACCATCGTGATGGGCGTGAACCACGACAAGTACGACCCGGCCAAGCATCATGTGGTGTCGAACGCGTCGTGCACGACCAACGGCCTCGCGCCGGTCGCCAAGGTGCTATTCGATCGGTTCGGCATCGAGAAGGGCATCCTCACCACCATTCATGCGTATACCAACTCGCAGCGCCTGCTCGACGTGGCAGCGAAAGACCTGCGCGATGCGCGCGCGGCGGCGATGAACATCGTCCCGAGCGAGACCGGCGCCGCCCGCGCGGTCGGCCTGGTCATCCCGGAGTTGCAAGGCAAATTCAGCGGCATGGCCTTCCGCGTGCCCACGCCGACCGTGTCGGTGGTGGACTTCACCGCCGTGCTGAGCCGGGACGTCACCAAAGACGAGGTGAACGCAGCCATGCGGGAATATGCTGAGGGGCCGATGCAGGGCATCCTCGGTTACACCGACGAACCGCTGGTCTCGATGGACCTCAAGGGCGATACACGCTCCTCCATCTTCAGCGCGATGGACACGCTCGTCATCGGCGGCAACCTGGTGAAGGTCGTCGCTTGGTACGACAACGAATGGGGCTATTCGTGCCGCGTCGGCGATCTGGCCGCATACATGGCGTCCAAGATGTAA
- a CDS encoding serine protease inhibitor, giving the protein MKIQTARWFMAGMLFIIAGCATAPPTTPAPEAPTAPATSTSEPTPIATVTAERKAAGGDAQQTMNAIRPEFTRATTAFALDLIQRVARQDADKNVFISPANIAIALAMTANGARSETLQAMLATIGNEGATLDAMNTDYAALQALLERDDPSVVLTIANSLWARAGVPFHTDFLQRTRRFYDAEISELDFAQPSAPDVINGWVSDKTNGKINGIVSDIPQETMLILISAIYFNGAWQTPFNAELTQDLPFNLLDGTQKQTPTMFRSGMFEYLKGDGFQAVRLPYAGDALRMVVFLPDEGRTLAEFRTMLTVENWEAWSAQFAPKQGQLLLPRFKAQYDVTLNEALQAMGMSAAFDPRRADFSGMRPVPPVLVISSVRHLAYVDVNEAGTEAAAATSVQMGVTSARPIEDMFTMHVDRPFFFVIEDSDTGNLIFIGSIIEP; this is encoded by the coding sequence ATGAAGATCCAAACTGCACGCTGGTTCATGGCTGGAATGCTGTTCATCATCGCCGGCTGCGCCACGGCCCCACCGACGACACCGGCGCCCGAGGCGCCAACAGCGCCGGCGACGAGCACGAGCGAACCCACGCCGATCGCAACTGTAACTGCCGAGCGCAAGGCCGCCGGCGGTGATGCCCAACAGACGATGAATGCAATCCGACCGGAATTCACGCGGGCGACCACTGCGTTTGCGCTGGATCTGATCCAGCGGGTCGCCCGACAGGACGCGGACAAGAACGTCTTCATCTCTCCGGCCAACATCGCCATCGCCCTGGCGATGACAGCGAATGGTGCGCGCAGCGAGACGCTGCAAGCGATGCTTGCGACAATAGGCAACGAGGGCGCGACGTTGGACGCGATGAATACCGACTACGCGGCGCTGCAGGCGTTACTCGAGCGTGACGATCCTAGCGTCGTCCTCACCATCGCCAATTCGCTCTGGGCGCGGGCCGGCGTCCCATTCCACACGGACTTTCTGCAGCGCACGCGGCGCTTTTACGACGCCGAGATCAGCGAGCTGGACTTCGCGCAGCCTTCTGCGCCGGATGTCATCAACGGCTGGGTAAGCGACAAGACCAACGGCAAGATCAACGGTATCGTGAGCGACATCCCGCAAGAGACGATGCTCATCCTTATCAGCGCCATTTACTTCAACGGCGCATGGCAGACGCCTTTCAACGCCGAACTGACTCAAGACCTGCCCTTCAACCTACTCGATGGGACGCAGAAACAAACCCCGACGATGTTCCGGTCCGGCATGTTCGAATACCTGAAGGGCGACGGTTTCCAGGCAGTGCGCCTGCCGTATGCGGGCGATGCACTCCGGATGGTCGTGTTCTTGCCAGACGAGGGCCGCACGCTGGCTGAGTTCCGGACGATGCTCACGGTCGAGAACTGGGAAGCCTGGAGCGCTCAATTCGCCCCCAAGCAGGGACAACTGCTCCTCCCTCGCTTCAAGGCGCAGTATGACGTCACCTTGAACGAGGCGCTGCAAGCAATGGGCATGTCAGCAGCCTTCGACCCACGACGAGCGGATTTCTCCGGAATGCGGCCGGTCCCTCCTGTTTTAGTCATCAGCAGCGTGCGGCACTTGGCCTATGTGGATGTGAACGAAGCCGGCACAGAGGCCGCGGCGGCAACCTCCGTTCAGATGGGCGTCACTTCGGCCAGGCCAATCGAAGACATGTTCACGATGCACGTGGATCGTCCGTTCTTCTTCGTCATCGAAGACAGCGACACGGGCAACCTGATCTTCATCGGTTCGATCATCGAACCCTGA
- the mobA gene encoding putative molybdenum cofactor guanylyltransferase, producing the protein MTDERQPSLTVAILCGGQSRRMGQDKGLMPFLGRPLVQRVVERVQPLSGEIVLVTNRPDDYRFLGLSMLPDALPGRGPLGGAFTAVMACRSTALALVACDMPFVNAAVLARAYQVLAAEGCDAVVPLTANGPEALHAVYRAATCAPVMKAALDAGELKMADWLPRVRARFITQEEIIRLDPEGLAFVNVNTLEAFRAAEQRARE; encoded by the coding sequence GTGACGGACGAACGCCAGCCCAGCCTGACGGTCGCCATCCTATGCGGCGGGCAATCCCGCCGGATGGGTCAGGACAAAGGGCTGATGCCTTTCCTAGGTCGGCCGCTCGTTCAGCGTGTGGTCGAGCGCGTGCAGCCGCTCTCGGGCGAGATTGTCCTCGTCACCAATCGCCCCGACGACTACCGCTTCCTCGGCTTATCCATGCTGCCGGATGCGTTGCCCGGCCGTGGACCACTGGGCGGTGCGTTCACTGCGGTGATGGCGTGCCGATCTACTGCGCTGGCGCTGGTGGCCTGCGACATGCCGTTCGTCAACGCGGCTGTGCTCGCCCGCGCCTACCAGGTGTTAGCGGCGGAAGGCTGCGACGCCGTGGTGCCCTTGACGGCTAACGGGCCGGAGGCGCTGCACGCCGTCTATCGGGCGGCGACCTGCGCGCCGGTGATGAAAGCCGCGCTCGATGCCGGAGAGCTGAAGATGGCCGATTGGTTACCGCGCGTGCGCGCGCGCTTCATCACACAAGAGGAGATCATCCGCTTAGACCCGGAGGGGCTTGCCTTCGTCAACGTCAACACCCTGGAGGCGTTCCGCGCTGCCGAGCAGCGCGCAAGGGAGTAG